The following are from one region of the Stanieria cyanosphaera PCC 7437 genome:
- the hemW gene encoding radical SAM family heme chaperone HemW: protein MTLMTQNLSLNLEDFLCKQQHNSLIDSVPTAVYIHVPFCRRRCYYCDFPISVVGNGNLISTSTMVVDYVEALCQEIITIERSRQPLTTIFFGGGTPSLLPVSLLARILATLEQHFGIAKDAEISMEIDPGTFNREQLQGFLVAGVNRLSLGVQAFQDELLQICGRSHTSQNVFDAIALINQLNITNFSLDLISGLPKQTLTQWHDSLNQAIAISPAHLSCYDLVLESVTAFGKQYQPGLQPLPSDEDTATMYRLAQQMLTDAGYQHYEISNYAKPGFQCRHNRVYWQNQPYYGFGMGAASFFAQKRFTRPRTRREYYAWVKAGAIIDVPKLSASDYLLETLMLGLRLAEGIRLSNITQQFGKQILKPICICLQPYVNQGWVETITDEGKQINADWHNLEQNLELSLRLKDPEGFLFSNTILAALFEKLS from the coding sequence ATGACCTTAATGACGCAAAATTTATCCTTAAATCTAGAAGATTTTCTCTGCAAACAACAGCACAATTCGTTAATAGATTCTGTGCCAACTGCGGTTTATATTCATGTTCCTTTTTGTCGTCGTCGTTGTTACTATTGTGATTTTCCTATTTCTGTAGTGGGTAATGGTAATCTCATTTCCACTTCAACTATGGTAGTAGATTATGTTGAGGCATTATGTCAAGAAATCATAACAATTGAGCGATCGCGTCAACCTCTAACTACAATTTTTTTTGGTGGTGGCACACCATCCTTATTACCAGTTTCCTTACTTGCTCGAATTTTAGCAACTCTTGAGCAGCATTTTGGAATTGCTAAGGATGCAGAAATTTCTATGGAGATCGATCCAGGTACTTTTAATCGAGAACAATTACAAGGTTTTTTAGTTGCTGGTGTCAATCGATTGAGTTTAGGTGTACAAGCTTTTCAAGATGAATTATTGCAAATTTGCGGACGTTCTCATACAAGTCAAAATGTTTTTGATGCGATCGCTCTGATTAATCAATTAAACATAACTAATTTTAGTTTAGATTTAATTTCTGGTTTACCCAAACAAACCTTAACTCAATGGCATGATTCTCTGAATCAAGCGATCGCAATTAGTCCTGCTCATCTTTCTTGTTACGATCTGGTATTAGAATCGGTTACTGCTTTTGGTAAGCAATATCAACCAGGACTCCAACCTTTACCAAGCGATGAAGATACCGCCACCATGTATAGACTAGCACAGCAAATGTTAACCGATGCTGGTTATCAACATTACGAAATATCTAACTACGCCAAACCAGGGTTTCAATGTCGTCACAATCGAGTATATTGGCAAAATCAACCATACTACGGTTTTGGGATGGGTGCAGCAAGTTTTTTTGCCCAAAAAAGATTTACACGTCCTCGTACTAGAAGAGAATATTATGCTTGGGTTAAAGCTGGTGCCATAATTGATGTACCAAAGTTATCTGCTAGCGATTATTTGTTAGAAACACTAATGTTGGGTTTGCGTCTAGCTGAAGGAATTCGTTTATCAAACATCACTCAGCAATTTGGCAAACAAATTCTCAAACCAATTTGTATTTGTCTGCAACCTTATGTAAATCAGGGATGGGTAGAAACTATTACCGACGAAGGCAAGCAAATCAATGCAGATTGGCATAATCTGGAACAAAATTTAGAATTAAGCTTGCGATTAAAAGATCCAGAGGGATTTCTCTTTTCCAACACGATTTTAGCTGCTTTATTTGAAAAGTTGAGTTAG
- the pedR gene encoding photosynthetic electron transport-dependent transcriptional regulator PedR, whose product MISDKFDHPALLSSRELEILELVVSGLSNHKIAEELDISKRTVDNHISNILKKTQTENRVELVRWALQWGKVCIDDVNCCSLPNSNKSQDRNEMVSEA is encoded by the coding sequence ATGATTAGTGACAAATTCGATCACCCTGCTTTACTATCTTCTCGCGAATTAGAAATTCTAGAATTAGTTGTCAGTGGCTTAAGTAATCATAAAATTGCTGAAGAATTGGATATTAGCAAACGAACCGTTGATAATCATATTAGTAACATTCTCAAAAAAACTCAAACCGAAAATCGCGTAGAATTAGTTCGTTGGGCTTTACAGTGGGGAAAAGTATGTATTGATGATGTCAACTGCTGTTCTTTGCCTAACTCTAATAAGTCACAAGACCGCAATGAGATGGTATCGGAAGCTTAA
- a CDS encoding EAL domain-containing protein — protein sequence MNNSQQVYHVLILEDGDLKKKIILKEATYSIGRHSSNDIILLSPKTSRNHATLLRRTDVKNNSFSYWILDGDLQGNRSRNGIFVNGKKCLVYELKHGDVINFGNEEQAKYQILTEQSTVFDEVKGDSPQIQKNRSSIDKKTVINKETLINFSESPANNNQNSLELVRLASFAELNPHPIIEIDFQGNITYLNSSAIIALKNIQQKRNSHPLLTDLITHFSQENSKILVREIQVDERIFLQNAHYLPENEIIRTYLTDITEKKQLANSLNEQKNIYQALFKQVNEGIIFIEEASKKIIEVNNHICQLLGYSIEELLKLNIKELQEDARLIGDLEQNFSEKNSLIGEYNLRHRDGSVVTAKVKVNLLKTSQGNKYILTINALTEEITSNLQEQITGLPDQAMFKKQLAMAIANAKRNQKLVAVISLNLQRFTEINQTLGEELGNVLLANFAERLKTCLRMGDTVSYWGEDQFGILMPQISGVEEAAKISQRIIESLEKSFKIRNYKFSIKCNIGIAIYPQDGEQVNILLKNANQALSRTQEQGSYKYQFYSYSMNSQASVQLRLEALLHHALERDEFILYYQPQINVNSGNIQGVEALLRWQHPELGLVSPASFIKLAEQTGLIIPIGEWVLKTACTQNKVWQSSGIPPLRVSVNLSALQFQQPNLPGTVAKILHETDLEPNLLELEIAAVTLMQNIEYSQQILQQLNTLGVHISIDDFASGFSSLEHLKKFPFHTLKIDQSFVHDLKNDPKDLAIISALVSLGRGFNLRVVAEGVETQQQIDLLRSLECEQMQGFWFSRPLAAEDASKWLPID from the coding sequence ATGAATAATTCTCAACAAGTTTATCATGTATTAATTTTAGAAGATGGTGATTTAAAAAAAAAGATAATTCTTAAAGAGGCAACCTATTCTATTGGTCGTCATTCTAGTAATGATATTATTTTACTATCGCCAAAAACATCTCGTAATCATGCTACGTTACTGCGAAGAACAGATGTTAAAAATAACAGTTTTTCCTATTGGATTTTAGATGGAGATTTACAAGGAAATCGTAGTCGTAATGGAATTTTTGTCAATGGTAAAAAATGCTTGGTTTATGAATTAAAACATGGAGATGTTATCAACTTTGGTAACGAAGAACAAGCTAAGTATCAAATTTTAACTGAGCAGTCTACTGTGTTTGATGAGGTTAAAGGAGATAGCCCTCAAATTCAAAAAAATCGCTCATCTATTGATAAAAAAACTGTCATCAACAAAGAAACTCTGATTAATTTTTCAGAAAGTCCAGCCAATAATAATCAAAATTCATTAGAATTAGTTAGATTAGCTTCTTTTGCAGAATTAAATCCCCATCCAATTATTGAAATCGATTTTCAAGGTAATATAACTTATCTTAATTCTTCGGCAATTATAGCCTTAAAAAATATTCAACAAAAAAGAAATAGTCATCCATTACTAACTGATTTAATTACTCACTTCAGTCAAGAAAATAGTAAAATTTTGGTACGAGAAATTCAGGTGGATGAACGAATTTTTCTCCAAAACGCTCATTATTTACCAGAAAACGAAATTATTAGAACTTATCTAACTGATATCACTGAAAAAAAACAATTAGCCAATAGTTTAAACGAACAAAAAAATATTTATCAAGCTTTATTTAAACAAGTTAATGAAGGAATTATTTTTATCGAAGAAGCAAGCAAAAAAATTATTGAAGTTAATAATCATATTTGTCAATTATTAGGTTATTCCATTGAAGAGCTACTCAAATTAAATATTAAAGAGCTTCAAGAAGATGCTCGCTTAATTGGTGATTTAGAACAAAATTTTAGCGAAAAAAATAGTTTGATTGGAGAATATAATTTACGTCATCGCGATGGTTCTGTCGTTACAGCAAAAGTTAAAGTTAATTTGCTCAAAACTTCCCAGGGTAATAAATATATTCTAACAATCAATGCATTAACAGAAGAAATTACATCAAATCTACAAGAACAAATTACTGGATTGCCAGATCAAGCTATGTTTAAAAAACAATTAGCTATGGCGATCGCTAATGCTAAAAGAAATCAAAAATTAGTTGCTGTTATCTCACTCAATCTTCAGCGTTTTACAGAAATCAACCAAACTTTAGGTGAAGAATTGGGAAACGTATTACTAGCTAATTTTGCAGAAAGATTAAAAACTTGTTTAAGAATGGGAGATACAGTTTCTTATTGGGGAGAAGATCAATTTGGTATTTTAATGCCTCAAATTAGTGGAGTAGAAGAAGCTGCTAAAATTAGTCAAAGAATAATTGAATCATTAGAAAAATCTTTTAAAATTCGTAATTATAAATTCAGTATTAAATGTAATATTGGCATTGCTATTTATCCTCAAGATGGCGAACAAGTCAATATTTTACTTAAAAATGCTAATCAAGCTTTATCTCGGACTCAAGAACAAGGAAGTTACAAATATCAGTTTTATAGTTATAGTATGAACTCTCAAGCGTCAGTCCAATTAAGATTAGAAGCTTTATTGCACCATGCTTTAGAACGAGATGAATTTATACTTTATTATCAACCTCAAATTAATGTTAATAGTGGCAATATTCAAGGAGTAGAAGCTCTACTTCGTTGGCAACATCCAGAATTGGGATTAGTTTCTCCTGCTAGTTTTATTAAATTAGCCGAACAAACTGGATTAATTATTCCTATAGGAGAATGGGTTTTAAAAACCGCTTGTACCCAAAATAAAGTTTGGCAATCATCAGGAATTCCTCCTTTACGAGTCTCAGTTAATCTATCTGCTTTACAATTTCAACAACCTAATTTACCAGGAACAGTTGCCAAAATTTTACATGAAACTGACTTAGAACCGAATTTATTAGAGTTAGAAATTGCTGCTGTTACTCTGATGCAAAATATTGAATATTCCCAACAAATTTTACAACAATTAAATACTTTGGGAGTGCATATATCTATCGATGATTTTGCTAGTGGTTTTTCTTCTTTAGAGCATTTAAAGAAATTTCCATTTCATACTTTAAAAATTGACCAATCTTTTGTTCATGATTTAAAAAACGATCCCAAAGATTTAGCAATTATTTCTGCTTTAGTTTCTTTAGGAAGAGGTTTTAATCTGAGAGTAGTAGCAGAAGGAGTAGAAACTCAACAACAAATCGATTTGCTACGCAGTTTAGAATGCGAGCAAATGCAAGGTTTTTGGTTTAGTCGTCCCTTAGCAGCAGAAGATGCGAGTAAATGGTTACCTATTGATTAA
- the crtO gene encoding beta-carotene ketolase CrtO, which produces METYDVIIIGAGHNGLVCAAYLLKAGYKVLLLEKRPVPGGAATTEEALPEQAPGFKFNLCAIDHEFIFFSPIIEELQLTRYGLKYLSCDPHTFCPHPDGKYFLAHQSLEKTCAAIARYSARDAEKYREFVEYWTHLMGAIAPWFNAPPQSVLAIARNYSQKNLLDALKMVGSKNKALNFIRTMITSPEDLLNQWFDTEIVKAPLARLAAEIGAAPSQKGITAGLMMLAMRHHPGMARPQGGTGALTQALVKLVTALGGVILTEQMVKEVIVDDNRAVGVKVTGGKEYRATKGVISNIDVQRLFLQLIEPGVVETELREKVQRNIVNNNETILKIDCALSEPPRFEAYEHQDEYLIGTILIADSVAHVEQAHSLAMMGQIPDQNPSMYLDVPSVLDPTLAPPGKHTLWIEFFAPYQIAGKEGTGLNGTGWTDELKNQVADRVIDKLAQYAPNLKSSVIARRVESPAELGERLGSYKGNYYHLDMTLDQMIFLRPLPEIANYTTPIKNLYLTGAGTHPGGSISGMPGRNCARVFLQQQSPIAKAQQSILSVFNSVFAQA; this is translated from the coding sequence ATGGAAACTTATGACGTTATTATTATTGGTGCTGGCCACAATGGACTAGTTTGTGCAGCTTATTTACTTAAAGCAGGGTATAAAGTTTTATTGTTAGAAAAACGCCCTGTTCCTGGCGGTGCTGCCACTACAGAAGAAGCACTTCCCGAACAAGCTCCTGGATTTAAGTTTAATCTTTGTGCGATCGATCACGAATTTATTTTTTTCTCTCCGATCATTGAAGAATTACAATTAACACGCTATGGCTTAAAATATCTCAGTTGCGATCCTCATACTTTTTGTCCTCATCCTGATGGTAAGTACTTTTTAGCTCATCAATCTTTAGAAAAAACTTGTGCTGCGATCGCTAGATATAGTGCTAGAGATGCCGAAAAATATCGAGAATTTGTTGAGTATTGGACGCATTTAATGGGTGCGATCGCTCCTTGGTTTAATGCTCCACCCCAGTCTGTCTTAGCTATTGCTCGCAATTATAGTCAAAAGAATCTACTTGATGCGCTTAAAATGGTAGGTTCAAAAAACAAGGCGTTAAATTTTATTCGCACTATGATTACTTCTCCTGAAGACTTACTCAATCAATGGTTTGATACGGAGATTGTCAAAGCACCTTTAGCTAGACTGGCAGCAGAAATCGGTGCTGCACCTTCTCAAAAAGGTATTACTGCGGGTTTGATGATGTTGGCAATGCGTCATCATCCAGGCATGGCAAGACCACAAGGTGGTACAGGCGCACTAACTCAAGCCTTAGTTAAGTTGGTTACTGCTTTAGGAGGAGTAATTTTAACCGAGCAAATGGTTAAAGAAGTCATAGTTGATGACAATCGTGCAGTTGGGGTCAAAGTTACAGGTGGGAAAGAATATCGTGCCACCAAAGGAGTCATTTCTAATATCGATGTGCAAAGATTATTTTTACAATTAATTGAACCAGGAGTAGTCGAGACAGAGTTAAGAGAAAAAGTTCAGCGTAACATCGTCAATAATAATGAAACTATTCTCAAAATTGACTGCGCTTTATCCGAACCTCCTCGTTTTGAAGCTTACGAGCATCAAGATGAGTATTTGATTGGCACAATTTTAATTGCTGATTCCGTAGCTCATGTCGAACAAGCTCATTCCCTGGCAATGATGGGACAAATTCCCGATCAAAATCCTTCGATGTATTTAGATGTCCCTTCTGTACTAGACCCAACTTTAGCACCACCAGGTAAACATACTTTGTGGATCGAATTTTTTGCTCCGTATCAGATTGCAGGAAAAGAAGGAACAGGTTTAAATGGTACTGGTTGGACAGATGAACTAAAAAATCAAGTAGCCGATCGCGTTATCGATAAATTAGCTCAATATGCTCCTAATCTTAAATCTTCTGTAATTGCGCGACGAGTGGAAAGTCCGGCTGAATTAGGAGAAAGATTGGGTTCTTATAAAGGTAACTACTATCATTTAGATATGACTTTAGATCAAATGATCTTCTTGCGACCTCTACCCGAAATAGCTAATTACACTACACCCATTAAAAATTTATATCTTACTGGTGCAGGTACTCATCCAGGGGGTTCAATCTCTGGTATGCCTGGGAGAAACTGCGCCCGAGTCTTTTTGCAACAACAATCACCAATTGCTAAAGCACAGCAATCAATTCTGTCAGTCTTTAATTCTGTTTTCGCTCAAGCATAA
- the psbA gene encoding photosystem II q(b) protein gives MTTTIRRPETSGVWERFCQWITSTNNRIYVGWFGVLMIPCLLTATVCYIIAFIAAPPVDIDGIREPVAGSLLYGNNIISGAVVPSSNAIGLHFYPIWEAASLDEWLYNGGPYQLVVFHFLIGIFCWMGRQWELSFRLGMRPWICVAYSAPVAAATSVFLIYPLGQGSFSDGMPLGISGTFNFMFVFQAEHNILMHPFHMLGVAGVFGGSLFSAMHGSLVTSSLVRETTETESLNYGYKFGQEEETYNIVAAHGYFGRLIFQYASFNNSRSLHFFLGAWPVVGIWFTAMGISTMAFNLNGFNFNQSIMDSQGRVVNTWADVLNRANLGFEVMHERNAHNFPLDLASGEQTPVALTAPSIQG, from the coding sequence ATGACAACTACTATACGCAGACCAGAAACTTCTGGTGTATGGGAAAGATTTTGTCAGTGGATCACTAGCACCAACAATCGTATCTATGTAGGTTGGTTCGGCGTGTTAATGATTCCCTGTCTTTTAACTGCTACTGTTTGCTACATCATAGCTTTCATTGCTGCTCCTCCAGTAGACATCGATGGTATCCGTGAACCTGTAGCAGGTTCTCTGTTATACGGAAACAACATCATCTCTGGTGCAGTAGTACCTTCCTCGAACGCAATTGGTCTTCACTTCTACCCCATCTGGGAAGCAGCTTCCTTAGATGAGTGGTTGTACAACGGTGGCCCTTACCAGTTAGTAGTATTCCACTTCCTAATTGGAATTTTCTGCTGGATGGGTCGTCAGTGGGAATTATCCTTCCGTTTAGGAATGCGTCCTTGGATTTGTGTAGCATACAGCGCACCTGTAGCTGCTGCTACTTCTGTATTCTTAATCTATCCATTAGGACAAGGTTCTTTCTCTGATGGAATGCCATTAGGAATCAGTGGCACATTCAACTTCATGTTCGTGTTCCAAGCAGAACACAACATCTTAATGCACCCCTTCCATATGTTGGGTGTAGCAGGTGTATTCGGAGGTTCTTTATTCTCCGCAATGCACGGAAGCTTAGTAACCTCTTCTTTGGTTCGTGAGACAACTGAAACTGAATCTTTAAACTACGGTTACAAATTCGGTCAAGAAGAAGAAACATACAACATCGTAGCTGCTCACGGTTACTTTGGAAGATTAATTTTCCAATATGCTTCTTTCAACAACAGCCGTTCCTTGCACTTCTTCTTAGGTGCATGGCCGGTAGTGGGAATCTGGTTTACTGCAATGGGTATTTCCACCATGGCATTCAACCTCAACGGATTCAACTTCAACCAATCCATTATGGATTCTCAAGGACGTGTGGTTAACACTTGGGCAGATGTACTGAATCGTGCCAACCTCGGTTTTGAAGTAATGCACGAACGTAATGCGCACAACTTCCCCTTAGACTTAGCTAGTGGTGAACAAACTCCTGTAGCTCTCACTGCACCTTCTATCCAAGGCTAA
- a CDS encoding SOS response-associated peptidase: MCGRFTLYHSSSEIAKAFNLANLPELKPRYNIAPTQEVAAIVGSEVKGGREFKWLRWGLIPHWAKDSSIGAKLINARAESVAQKPSFRSALSHSRCLIIADGFYEWQKTENRKQPFYIQQIDGVPFALAGLWSTWQPKNGETIATCTIITTKANEIMQPIHERMPVILKSTDYEKWLAPTVQQPELLQPLLQPYSSDKLKIAPVSTKVEDTPP, encoded by the coding sequence ATGTGTGGTAGATTTACTTTATATCATTCTAGTTCTGAGATTGCCAAAGCTTTTAACTTGGCTAATCTTCCTGAGTTAAAACCCAGATATAATATCGCTCCTACTCAAGAGGTAGCAGCAATTGTAGGTTCTGAGGTAAAAGGCGGTCGCGAATTTAAATGGTTACGTTGGGGTTTGATTCCTCACTGGGCAAAAGATTCTTCAATAGGAGCAAAACTAATCAATGCTAGAGCCGAATCAGTTGCTCAAAAACCCTCTTTTAGAAGTGCGTTGAGTCATTCTCGCTGCTTAATTATTGCTGATGGCTTTTATGAATGGCAGAAGACCGAAAATCGCAAACAGCCGTTTTATATTCAGCAGATAGACGGTGTACCATTTGCCTTGGCTGGATTATGGTCAACCTGGCAACCAAAGAACGGCGAAACAATTGCTACTTGCACCATCATTACCACTAAAGCGAATGAGATTATGCAGCCAATTCACGAACGAATGCCAGTTATCTTAAAATCTACTGACTACGAAAAGTGGCTTGCTCCAACTGTACAACAACCAGAATTGTTACAACCACTTTTGCAGCCCTACAGTTCAGACAAACTTAAAATAGCTCCCGTAAGTACAAAAGTCGAAGATACTCCGCCTTAA
- a CDS encoding TolB family protein produces the protein MRWYRKLKQQIVIVTVLGIGITIGLGSCNQANYITPPTQNLGATLNTTATEQEPHFSYDGRYLVFESDRYAPWLPSDRNSQRSIYLYDLQSRRLISLPGLNQQGSMQFQADISADGRYIVYVSEQLGKPDIFLYDRFALKSEHITRNFLGEVRNPTISGNGRFIAFEGNRSGQWDIEIYDRGLGTELSLPTSVPNNSAPPQPNN, from the coding sequence ATGAGATGGTATCGGAAGCTTAAACAACAAATTGTTATAGTTACTGTATTAGGTATCGGTATAACCATAGGACTAGGCAGTTGTAATCAAGCTAATTACATTACACCGCCTACTCAAAATTTAGGTGCTACATTAAATACGACGGCAACAGAACAAGAACCTCATTTTTCCTATGATGGTCGTTATCTAGTGTTTGAGAGCGATCGCTACGCTCCCTGGCTACCCTCAGACCGTAACTCTCAACGTAGTATATATCTTTATGATCTGCAAAGTCGTCGTTTGATATCTCTTCCTGGACTTAATCAGCAAGGTAGTATGCAGTTTCAGGCGGATATTAGTGCTGATGGTCGTTACATAGTCTATGTTTCAGAACAATTGGGTAAACCAGATATTTTTCTTTACGATCGCTTTGCTTTAAAATCTGAACATATTACTCGTAATTTTCTGGGGGAAGTACGTAACCCAACTATTAGTGGAAATGGTCGCTTTATTGCTTTTGAAGGCAATCGTTCGGGACAATGGGATATAGAAATTTATGACCGAGGTTTGGGAACAGAGTTATCTTTACCTACTAGTGTTCCAAATAATTCTGCTCCACCGCAACCCAACAATTAA
- a CDS encoding dienelactone hydrolase family protein, translating into MQIEETAVMISTLDGQMPAFLYKSTEHGKKPAIILLMEAFGLTTHIKDIAARIANEGYVVLAPDLYYRELPNNKFEYSEVEQAMAMMYRLDFGKPVEEDLRVAIAYVKSQPDVFPERVGVTGFCLGGGLTFLTACKFSDEIAVAAPFYGMVLDEWIEAMSNIAVPIYLFHGGVDPFIPLERIQQIESRFKELGKEYKLKVYPHADHGFFCHERSSYNRLAAEDSWHELTQFFHKHLQKSV; encoded by the coding sequence GTGCAAATAGAAGAGACAGCAGTGATGATTTCTACGCTTGATGGACAGATGCCCGCATTCTTGTATAAATCTACTGAACATGGAAAAAAGCCAGCCATAATTCTTTTAATGGAAGCATTCGGCTTAACTACACACATCAAAGATATAGCAGCCCGAATTGCCAACGAAGGATATGTAGTGCTTGCACCAGATCTCTACTATCGTGAGTTGCCAAACAACAAGTTTGAATATAGCGAAGTTGAACAAGCGATGGCAATGATGTACCGCCTTGATTTCGGCAAGCCAGTAGAAGAGGATCTGAGAGTTGCGATCGCTTATGTGAAATCACAACCCGATGTTTTTCCAGAGCGGGTCGGGGTGACTGGATTTTGCTTAGGCGGTGGTTTGACCTTTCTCACGGCTTGTAAGTTTTCAGACGAAATTGCGGTGGCTGCTCCTTTCTACGGAATGGTGCTAGATGAGTGGATTGAGGCAATGAGCAACATCGCGGTACCGATATATTTGTTTCATGGTGGTGTTGATCCATTCATTCCGCTTGAACGTATTCAGCAAATCGAGTCTCGGTTTAAGGAACTTGGTAAAGAGTACAAATTGAAGGTTTATCCTCATGCCGATCATGGTTTTTTCTGCCACGAGCGTTCTTCCTACAACCGTTTGGCAGCCGAAGATTCATGGCATGAGCTTACACAGTTCTTCCACAAACATTTGCAAAAGTCTGTCTAA
- the trxB gene encoding thioredoxin-disulfide reductase, translating to MTNQTIENLVIIGSGPAGYTAAIYAARANLKPVMFEGLQAGGIPGGQLMTTTEVENFPGFPDGITGPQLMERMKGQAIRWGTECYTEDVVEVDLSKRPFTVRSKEREVQTHSIIIATGATAKRLNLPSEKIYWNNGISACAICDGASPLFIGEELVVIGGGDSATEEAVYLTKYGSHVHLLVRKHELRASKAMQDRVLNNPKITVHWNTEAVDVFGENGRMSGIRIRNNQTGVEQEIKAKGLFYAIGHNPNTSLFKGQLELDEVGYLVVKPGTVQTSVEGVYAAGDVQDHEYRQAITAAGTGCMAALSAERWLSEHNLITEYHQKVSGEVQEQTEVVETEHQADTEETFDLNATRHYGGYALRRLFHESDRVLMVKYVSPTCGPCKTLKPILDKLVEEYEGKIHFIEIDIVAEPEIAKMGQVIGTPTIQFFRNQELVQELKGVKQKSEYRQVIENYLPVGVKASV from the coding sequence ATGACAAATCAAACCATAGAAAACCTAGTAATTATTGGTTCAGGTCCTGCTGGTTACACTGCTGCTATTTATGCTGCGCGGGCAAATCTTAAACCAGTGATGTTTGAAGGTTTACAAGCAGGAGGAATTCCTGGTGGACAATTAATGACTACTACCGAAGTAGAAAACTTTCCTGGTTTTCCTGATGGTATTACTGGACCACAACTGATGGAAAGAATGAAGGGACAGGCAATTAGATGGGGAACAGAATGCTATACAGAAGATGTAGTGGAAGTAGATTTAAGTAAGCGTCCTTTTACCGTTCGTTCCAAGGAAAGAGAAGTACAAACCCACAGTATTATTATTGCCACAGGTGCAACGGCAAAACGGTTGAATCTTCCGAGTGAAAAGATTTATTGGAATAATGGAATTTCTGCTTGTGCTATTTGTGATGGTGCAAGTCCGTTATTTATTGGAGAAGAATTAGTAGTTATAGGTGGTGGAGATTCTGCTACAGAAGAAGCAGTTTATTTAACTAAATATGGTTCTCACGTACATTTATTAGTTCGTAAACATGAACTGCGGGCCTCTAAAGCTATGCAAGACAGAGTTTTAAACAATCCTAAAATTACTGTTCATTGGAATACAGAAGCAGTCGATGTCTTTGGTGAAAATGGTCGCATGAGTGGGATTAGAATCCGCAATAATCAAACTGGTGTAGAACAAGAGATTAAAGCTAAAGGTTTATTCTATGCCATTGGACACAATCCTAATACTTCTTTGTTTAAAGGACAGTTAGAACTAGATGAAGTTGGTTATCTAGTCGTCAAACCAGGCACAGTGCAGACTTCTGTAGAGGGAGTTTATGCAGCAGGAGATGTTCAAGACCATGAATATCGTCAGGCAATTACCGCAGCAGGAACTGGTTGTATGGCAGCTTTATCGGCAGAAAGATGGTTATCGGAACACAATTTAATTACGGAATATCATCAAAAAGTTTCAGGAGAGGTTCAAGAACAGACTGAAGTAGTTGAAACAGAACATCAAGCTGATACGGAAGAGACTTTTGATCTTAATGCTACTCGTCACTACGGTGGTTATGCCTTAAGAAGATTATTCCATGAAAGCGATCGCGTTTTAATGGTTAAATATGTTTCTCCTACTTGTGGTCCTTGTAAAACTCTCAAACCAATTTTAGATAAACTTGTCGAAGAATACGAAGGCAAGATTCATTTTATCGAGATTGATATTGTTGCCGAACCAGAAATTGCCAAAATGGGTCAAGTAATTGGTACACCTACTATTCAGTTTTTCCGCAATCAAGAACTAGTTCAAGAACTTAAAGGTGTAAAACAAAAGAGTGAATACCGTCAAGTAATAGAAAATTATTTACCAGTAGGAGTTAAAGCTTCAGTATAA
- a CDS encoding YybH family protein: MTNSLDREAVLATNQAFYDAFLNRNIGSMNLLWWQGSTSLCVHPGGKVLTGWEEIRESWESIFKNTDSFEIDIEVVKVEIDSCLAYVVVREIVLQSSQGRKVKAPSIATNIFQKMAQKWYLIHHHGSPIMR; the protein is encoded by the coding sequence ATGACTAATTCATTGGATCGAGAAGCAGTTTTAGCTACCAACCAAGCCTTTTATGATGCTTTCTTGAATAGAAATATTGGAAGCATGAACCTTCTTTGGTGGCAGGGTTCGACTAGTCTGTGCGTTCATCCTGGGGGAAAAGTGCTTACGGGATGGGAAGAGATTCGAGAGAGTTGGGAATCGATCTTTAAAAACACAGACTCGTTTGAGATAGATATAGAAGTTGTCAAAGTAGAAATCGACTCTTGCCTTGCTTATGTAGTCGTTCGAGAAATAGTGTTACAGTCGAGCCAAGGTAGAAAAGTTAAAGCACCATCGATAGCGACCAATATTTTTCAGAAAATGGCGCAGAAATGGTATTTAATCCATCATCATGGCAGTCCCATTATGCGTTAG